A stretch of the Flavobacterium sp. 5 genome encodes the following:
- a CDS encoding transketolase family protein — MKKYINTGSKDTRSGFGVGMTELGQKNEKVVALCADLIGSLKFDDFKKNHPERFFQIGIAEANMIGIAAGLTIGGKIPFTGTFANFSTGRVYDQIRQSVAYSEKNVKICASHAGLTLGEDGATHQILEDIGLMKMLPGMTVINTCDHNQTKAATLALADHQGPAYLRFGRPVVPNFMPADEPFIIGKAIMLNEGTDVTIIATGHLVWEALVAAEALEAKGISAEVINIHTIKPLDEEAILKSLAKTKCVVTAEEHNILGGLGESVSRVLALNTPAPQEFVAVNDSFGESGTPEQLMEKYKLNNQAIVEAVERVIKRK; from the coding sequence ATGAAAAAATATATAAATACAGGAAGTAAAGATACCCGTTCTGGTTTTGGAGTAGGTATGACTGAATTAGGTCAAAAAAACGAAAAAGTTGTAGCACTTTGTGCAGATTTAATTGGATCATTAAAATTTGATGATTTCAAGAAAAATCATCCAGAGCGTTTTTTCCAAATCGGAATTGCTGAAGCGAACATGATTGGAATTGCTGCTGGATTAACTATTGGAGGAAAAATTCCTTTTACAGGAACTTTTGCTAACTTTTCGACTGGCCGTGTTTACGATCAAATTCGTCAATCGGTAGCTTACTCTGAGAAAAATGTAAAAATATGTGCTTCTCACGCAGGATTAACTCTTGGAGAAGATGGTGCAACTCACCAAATATTAGAAGACATTGGATTAATGAAAATGTTACCAGGAATGACTGTAATCAATACTTGCGATCACAATCAGACAAAAGCTGCTACATTAGCGCTTGCAGATCACCAAGGCCCTGCTTACTTGCGTTTTGGACGTCCAGTAGTTCCTAATTTCATGCCTGCTGACGAACCTTTCATAATCGGAAAAGCTATTATGCTTAACGAAGGTACTGATGTAACTATAATTGCTACCGGACATTTAGTTTGGGAAGCTTTAGTTGCTGCTGAAGCTTTGGAAGCTAAAGGAATCTCTGCTGAAGTAATCAACATTCACACCATTAAACCATTAGACGAAGAAGCTATTTTAAAATCATTAGCTAAAACTAAATGTGTTGTTACTGCTGAAGAGCACAACATCCTTGGAGGTCTTGGAGAAAGCGTTTCTAGAGTATTAGCATTAAACACTCCAGCTCCACAAGAGTTTGTAGCCGTTAATGATAGCTTTGGTGAATCTGGAACTCCTGAGCAATTAATGGAGAAATACAAATTAAACAATCAAGCGATTGTCGAAGCTGTAGAAAGAGTTATCAAAAGAAAGTAA
- a CDS encoding transketolase, translated as MKPNTQQLNDLTIQVRRDILRMVHAVNSGHPGGSLGCTEFLVALYQNLMDRKEGFDMDGIGEDLFFLSNGHISPVFYSVLARSGYFPIKELATFRLINSRLQGHPTTHDHLPGVRIASGSLGQGLSVAIGAAQAKKLNGDNHIVYTLHGDGELQEGQNWEAIMYASAKKVDNLIATVDLNGKQIDGTTDEVLHMGSIRAKFEAFDWEVIEITKGNDIEAIIGGMSEAKARTGKGKPVCVLLHTEMGNGVDYMMYSHAWHGKAPNDAQLENALGQNYNTGGNSDY; from the coding sequence ATGAAGCCTAACACACAACAATTAAACGATTTAACTATCCAAGTAAGAAGAGATATTCTTCGAATGGTTCACGCTGTTAACTCAGGTCACCCAGGAGGGTCTCTTGGATGTACAGAATTTTTAGTAGCCTTGTATCAAAACCTTATGGATCGTAAAGAAGGATTTGACATGGATGGAATTGGAGAAGATTTATTTTTCCTTTCAAACGGACATATTTCACCTGTATTTTACAGCGTTTTGGCAAGAAGCGGTTATTTTCCAATAAAGGAATTAGCAACTTTCCGTCTTATTAACTCAAGACTACAAGGACACCCTACAACTCACGATCATTTACCTGGAGTTCGTATCGCATCTGGATCATTAGGACAAGGATTATCTGTAGCGATTGGTGCTGCACAAGCTAAAAAACTAAACGGTGACAATCATATTGTTTATACATTACATGGTGATGGTGAATTACAAGAAGGTCAAAACTGGGAAGCAATTATGTATGCTTCTGCTAAAAAAGTAGACAATCTTATTGCTACTGTCGACCTTAACGGAAAACAAATCGATGGTACTACTGACGAAGTTTTACACATGGGAAGCATTCGTGCTAAATTTGAAGCTTTTGACTGGGAAGTTATCGAAATCACTAAAGGAAATGATATTGAAGCTATTATTGGCGGAATGTCTGAAGCTAAAGCTAGAACAGGAAAAGGAAAACCAGTTTGTGTATTATTACATACTGAAATGGGTAATGGTGTAGATTATATGATGTACAGTCATGCATGGCATGGTAAAGCACCAAATGATGCTCAACTTGAAAATGCTTTAGGACAAAATTATAACACTGGAGGTAATTCAGATTATTAA
- a CDS encoding transcriptional regulator, producing the protein MKSNNREYKKDLGDRYPIIGNFIHYHIYHNKIKKADVARSLKILPRGLNDYFKRDSLQFAILWKLSIALEHNFIAQLGEYLPYRFESIKEKALKNELAEKDAIIQKMEIQIETMKEMMAK; encoded by the coding sequence ATGAAGAGTAACAACAGAGAATACAAAAAAGATTTAGGAGATCGCTACCCGATAATTGGTAATTTTATTCATTACCACATTTATCACAATAAAATAAAAAAAGCCGATGTGGCTCGATCCCTAAAGATACTTCCCAGAGGATTAAACGATTATTTCAAAAGAGACTCCCTACAATTTGCCATTTTATGGAAGCTCAGCATAGCACTCGAACACAATTTTATTGCTCAATTGGGTGAATATCTACCCTATCGTTTTGAATCTATCAAAGAAAAAGCACTCAAAAATGAATTGGCCGAAAAAGATGCCATCATCCAAAAAATGGAAATCCAAATCGAAACTATGAAAGAAATGATGGCAAAATAA